Part of the Pyrobaculum calidifontis JCM 11548 genome, ATAGGCACCGACCTCTACGCCCCTTAGCACAGCCTCGCCGAGGCCAACCTCCTCCACCTTTCGGCCGGGGGCCCACGGCCGCACCACTCTGACCTCCACGGGGTCAACAACCCATTGGATAATCGGCGCGCCTATCTTCCTAGCCTCCTCGAGACTGAGGCTGTGCAAGCGGCCGTAAGCCACGCCGCCTTCAACCCTCTCAATCTCCACGTTGGCTAACTCCATGAGTCTAACCACTGCCCCCTCCTTCACGTCTTGGCGCTGTACAAACACCTCGACCCTGCCCGGCCCCAGCCTATACACCCGCTCCCCCCGCTCCCTGAAGCTGGGGTGATAGGGCACCTTTGCCACAAGCTCCCTATCGGCTTCAAAGACGAGCCTCACGGGGTCGGCCACGTACATGTAGCGGTTTGCCACAGGCTCTATTTTCTTCCTATTTAGGGCAAAGAGGTTGGAAAGGGCGACGGTGGAGTCAGACGGCTTTATGCCCACTGTGAGGATGAGCTCCCATATGGCCTCTGGGAGTATCCCCCTGGCCCTAAGCCCGGCCAGCGTGGGCAAAGTGGGGTCGTCGTACCTCACCTTGAGGGCCTTGAGCTTAGACTTGCTGAGGGTGGCGCCCTCGATTTTAAGCCGGCCGAAGTGGATAGTGACAGGTTGCTCCCAGCCGAAGTGCTTAAAGACGTAGGACTGCTTCACGGTGTTGACGCTGTGCTCCTGCGCCCTCAGCACGTGGGTGACGCCCATTAAGTGGTCGTCGATAGAGACGGCGAAGTTATACGTAGGCCAGACAATGTACTTATCCCCCACAAGGGGGTGGGGGGTCTTAGACGTGTCGATGATTCTAAAGGCCACCCAATCTCTCACGCTTGGGTCTGGGTGCGACAAGTCAGTCTTTATCCTCACCACGGCCTCCCCCTCCCTAAACCGGCCCTCCAACATCTTATCCCAAAGCTCTAGGTTCTCCTCGGGGCTCTGCGACCTGTGGGGACAAGCCCTCCCCTCGTTTCTCAGCCTCCTCCACTCCTCCGGCCTACACAAGTCCACATAGGCGGCACCCATGGCCAAGAGCCTCTTGGCGTAGTCGTAGTACACCTCCATGCGCCTCGACTGTATATACTCCTCGTCCCAAGAGACGCCGAGCCACCTCAGATCCTCTCTAATGGCCTCGTAGGCGTTTACCTCCTCAGTAACAAGAGGCCTCTTAGTCCTGGGATCCGTATCCTCGAACCTGAGGATAAACCGCCCCCCGTACTTGAGCCGGTAGGCGTAGTTCAAAATCGCCGGCCTGGCGCTGCCCAAGTGGAGCACAAAGTCCGGGTTGGGGGCAAATCGCACTACCACGCCGCCTTTAACCTTAGGCAGATCGGGGAGGGCCTCGATACCCGGCCTCTTCTGCTCCGGCCTCTTCTCCTCCAGGGCCTCAGGCCACTTCTCCTCGAGAAGTCTCCTCTGCTCCTCTAGAGACATGGCGTTTACCCGCGCCACCACCGCCTCCACAACTTCCTTCACTTCCCTAGCCCTAGGCCTAAGCTCGGGGACTTCGGCCATTATCTTGGCCATAACTGCCTTTACGTCGGCCTTTCCGCCGTATTTAACTGCGTTGGCTAAGGCGTATTTAAGCGCGACTTCTTCAATGTTCATTGGCGTAGTACCTGTCCACCTCCTCTAAGTCCTTGAGACTGTCCACAGAGCGCCAAAACACGTCTTTAAACACCACGGCCCTCAGCCGCCTCTCCTTCGCCAGCTTTGGGAAAAGCGTCTCTTCAATGTTGCCGCGCTCCGGCAACTCCTCCAGCACCCTGCGCCGAAGCACATATACCCCGGCATTTATGAAGAATCCGTCTAGCAACGGCTTTTCGCGAAATCTAACGACGTACCCCTTTTCGTCGAACTCCACTATGCCGTAGGGGCTCCTAAGCGGGACTAGGGCGATGGCGCCGTCTGCTTCGCCAAGCGACTCGGCCAAGACGTCCACGGGCAAGTTCGTCAACACGTCTCCGTTTACCACTACAAAGACGTCGCTGTTTATGAAGAGGGAGGCATTTCTAATTGCCCCGCCCGTCCCCAGCGGCTCCTCTTCTACGCTGTAAAAAATCCTCACCCCATAGCGCCTCCCGTCGCCCAAGGCCTCGAAGACCTTATGCCTCAGATACCCCACGGCGAGGATTATGTCGCCTATGCCGAAGCTCTTCAGCCACTCAATCTGCCTCACCAAGATGGGCTTCCCGCCCACGGGAAGCAGAGGCTTCGGCGTCTCCGAGGTCAGAGGGGCGAGGCGCTTGCCGAAGCCGCCCGCCAAAATCACGGCTTGCATAACCGCAGTCACGCCCCCTTATTTATATTTAAATGAGCCACAACTTAGGGCTATGATATTTCACACGTCTCAACTGCCGGCAATTGAGGAGGTGGAGGAGATCTTGAGGCGGTACCGGGTGAAGCCTCTGGTGGTGAAGGGGTCGCTGGTCAACTTCGTATGGCCGCCGCAGCCCACCGGAGTTCCGCTTGACTTACTCAAGCGGCTTCCCCGCGACGTCTACGTCGTGCTTAGGGGCAAGACGCTGATAATTGTGCCATGATGCGGAAGATGAAGGTGGAGGATCTGCCAATCGAGCCCAAGGTGAAGGAGGTCTTGTTAAAAGTGCTGGGGCCGGGGGAGGAGGTATACGTCGAGCAAGTGGGAGGCAGAGTGAGGATCATCATATGATAGTGGTCAAATCGTCTAATGTGGAGAAGTTCGCCTGGCATGTGAGGTCTCTTCTTCCCCAGCTTGAGTCTACGCCGATGCTTCTCGCAAAGCGGCAGGTGGGGAACTACGTCATTGGGCTCGGCACCTTGGGCTATTTATACACGACGCTGTCCTACGTCCTAGAGGTGTTGATAGAGGCGGATAAAATGGCCGACGACTTAAAGCTGAGAGACTACACCCTCGTGATAGGCCCCGAGGCCAGCTACATCACCACGACGCCGTTGCCCGAGGTGTTGCCGCCATTGCCACAGCCGCGCGAGGTGCCCCCAGTGCCGAGGGAGGAGGTGGCCATAAACACCTTCGGCTGCAGAGAGGCGCCGCGAGGCATGGTCAGCTTCTGCATAGGCGACGTAGAAATCGCGTACTACCTACCACAATGATATATTTGACTCTGTCTGAGCTAGAGTCGCTTCTGACGTCGATTAGAAACTACGCGGAGAAGTACAGGACGACCAAGCCTGTGCTTGAGGCAGTGGAGGAGCGGTGGAAGAAGTTCGAAGAGCTCGCCTTCGCCTTCGGCGTCGAGCTAAAGCCCGCCGAGGGGGTTGAGTTCTACTCCGGCGGCCCCCTCCCGGACAACGCCGAGTTTGTTAGACGTCTAGATAGGCTAATAAGCACTATTAAGAAAATTAGGGAGATTTATGGAGATGTAAAAGTTATCGTAGATATTGATATAAATGTCAAAAAAGTCACAATCAAAATTTAAATAGACAGGAAAAAGACATCATATGCCTCTGATAAGGCGTAGGGAAATACCCCTAAGAGTCTCTGACATAATGGTAAAGGAGGTTGTGACGGCAAAGAAGGACGAGAAGATAAAAGACGTGGCCCTCCGGATGTATGAAAAGAAGGTTGGCAGCGTCGTTGTTGTAGACGAGGAGGGCAAGCCAGTGGGCATAATCACCGAGCGCGACATGGTCTACGTATGCGCCCGCGGACTCTCCCCCGACACGCCCGCATGGATGGTTATGACAGAGAACCCCGTTACAATCAACGAGAACGCACTAGTGACAGAGGCCATGGAGAAGATGCGACAACTCGACATACGCCACCTCCCAGTGGTAGACTCCACGGGCAAGCTCGTTGGCATCATATCCTTTAGAGACGTGTTAGACACCGCGCTGCTGTTGACGTCCATTAGATGAGGTATTTGCTCATAGTGGAGAACCCCGGCTACACAGTCAAAAATAGGCCGCATTTGTTAAAGGAACTCAGGGCGCACCTCCCAGTCATAGCCCTCAGAATCGCCACTCGGCACATAGAAGTAGATGTGAAAGGCGCCGACCCCCAAGAGGCCAGGAAAATTGTCGAGAGGATTTTGGGAGGATCTGTGGTAGAGGTAGTGGACATAACCTTTGAAGAGGTCAAGGGCGGCGTAGAGGACTACGTCCGGCTCTTTAACCAAGAGAGGTTTTGGGAGGCCCACAACGCCCTCGAGGGGCTTTGGAGATCCACCAGAAACCCCACGTTGCAGGGGCTGATCATGCTCGCCGCTGCGTTCGTAAAACTGCAAGAGGGGCAGTTGGACAAGTTTGAAACACTGATAAAAGAGGCGGTGGGCCTAATAACAGAGGACGTGGGGTGTATAAGGGCCAAGGAGCTGAGGGAGAAGGCCTTGGCCGCGTTGGTACAGAAGGCGCCTTTTAGAATAGAATGCTCTTGACTTTCTCAACGAGTCTGGGCAATATCTCCTCCACTCTCCCCCGCAGTATGTAGTCGGCGAAAAAGTCGTAGTACGTCTCATCTGCGTTTATTATGACGAGCTTTGCCCCCCTTTTCTTTGCCACCACGGGTAGCTGGTTGGCTGGATACACGGCGAGGGACGTCCCCACGGCTAGGAAGACCTCCGCTATTTCCGCGAGCATAAAGGCCTCCCGCAACGCGTCTTGCGGCAGAGGCTCGCCGAAGAAGACCACATCTGGCTTTAAAACTCCGCCGCACCTGGGGCACCTGGGCGCCCCAGCCGTGCGCCACTTCAATGCCTCGCGTAGTGGATACCTCATTCCACACTTTGTACAAACGGCGTCTCGCAACGCGCCGTGGAGCTCTACCACGTTTTTACTGCCGGCGGCTTGGTGCAACATGTCCACATTCTGCGTAATTACGGCGCAGAGCTTTCCCACCCGCTCCAGCTCTGCTAATGCGTAGTGGGCTGGGTTCGGCTTTACGTCAAAGGCGGGCAGTAGGTATTGCACAAAGAGGTCCCACACCTCGTCTGGATGCTGGTGGAAGTAGGAAATCTCGAACTTCTCGGGGTCTACAAACCGCCACACGCCTTGGGGCCCTCTAAAGTCGGGAATGCCGCTCGCCGTAGACACTCCGGCGCCGGTGAGGGCCACAGTGCACCCAGACCTAGCTATGAGGGAGGCGACTTCATCAATTTCTCCAGCTGAGACATCCACCTCCATACTACGTACAGCCAGTAGAAGTATAAAAGCCCTAACGTGATTAGTCCAAGCACTACATAAAACGTAGCACTATGTGGGCGAAAAACCACAAGGCCCTTGGCAACTTGGAATATGTACAAGTCCCTCGTAAACACCTCCACTAGGTAGACCCATGCGACGAATCCCACCACCGCCAGTAGCGCGACGCCGAGGACGAAGAGCGCGAGCCCGGCGATTTTTTCCACGTCAACCGTTGGCTGTAGCTGTGGAATCTGGGAGGCTAGGAAGAACCCAGCCGCTTGTAAAAACACGCCAGATACCACGTAGAGGAGTATGGCGGCGTCGTAAGAGTCTGTGGGCAAAAACTTGGCGGCGTCCCCAGCCGCCGACTTTAGGCTGTTAAGCCCCCGGCGGAGTTGCATCAGCACGGCCCCCACCGCCACTACATACGCGGCGCCTGCCAGAGAGGAGAGCAGTAGTTGGCCGACCACGCCGGCGGCTAAGGAGACTATGTACAACGCCAAGGCGGCCACGATTAGCCGCATGTTTATAAAACGCGGCGTTGCTATTTATAGGTGACGAAGATGAACCCCCCTGACTAGTGAAGAAGTCGTTGCTCGCCGAGTATTACAACCCTCGGCGTGGGGATGTCCGGCCTCAGCTCCACCACCTTGTCGCCGTAGCCGCAGCGGGGCGTCACGTCCAGCGGCTCTGCGTACACCCACCCCGTGGTCTCCGTGCCGCTCACCCACACAATTTTGAGAGGCAGGTAGGTGTTCTTCATCCAAAAACACCAAGTGGCGTTTCTCGGGAATAGAAACGCCATGCCCACTGCGCCGACGCCGCGGGGGTCGTACGACGTCACGTTCATGTAGCCTACCGTCCACCTCGCCGCGTGGTCAGCCACGTAGAGTTGGTAGGTCCCCCCGTCCAACTGCGCCGTGGCTACAAGCGCGAAGGGCGATATGAGGAGAAGCGCTATCCATACAGCCATTTCTCCACCCAGCTATTTATCAGCTTCTCCATCTCCCCGCTTTGAAGCATGTCGTAAATCACCTTGTCCACCACGAGCTTTAGGTCGTGTGCGCAGAGGGGCATGGCGGCCGCGCTGTAGCGCACGCCCACGGAGAAGGCCTGCCTCAGCTCTGGGAACTTGGCGACAAGAGCCCGCCCAACCACGCCGCCCACCACAATGGCGTCTAAGTCGCCCTTCTTCAACGCCTCAACCATGTAGGGGTAAACCTTGTCATATCTCACAATCTTTGAAGAGTTGCCGAGAGTTTTCACAGCCCAATCCTCTTGCACCGTGCCTATCTGCACGCCTATTGCCTTGCCCCTCAAGTCGTCTACGCTAGCGACCTTCCCAGACCCCAGGGTAATAACCACGGAGCTGTCCACTTGGTACGGAATTGAGAAAAGCACCTGTGCCTCCCTCTCGGGGGTTATGGCCATGTCAGCCAACACGAGGTCGACTTCGCCTCTTTTAACCGCCTCTATCAGCCCTGAAAACTTAATGTCGCGTATCTCAAGCTGGACCCCAAGCGCGTTGGCGATCCTT contains:
- a CDS encoding DUF192 domain-containing protein, whose amino-acid sequence is MAVWIALLLISPFALVATAQLDGGTYQLYVADHAARWTVGYMNVTSYDPRGVGAVGMAFLFPRNATWCFWMKNTYLPLKIVWVSGTETTGWVYAEPLDVTPRCGYGDKVVELRPDIPTPRVVILGEQRLLH
- a CDS encoding ABC transporter substrate-binding protein; translated protein: MDYKVIVGLALGLVIGVVLGALANWGAQQQQAAPPTCPTSVDAIKKRGKLILGTSADWPPYEYVEGGQIVGIDVEIAKRIANALGVQLEIRDIKFSGLIEAVKRGEVDLVLADMAITPEREAQVLFSIPYQVDSSVVITLGSGKVASVDDLRGKAIGVQIGTVQEDWAVKTLGNSSKIVRYDKVYPYMVEALKKGDLDAIVVGGVVGRALVAKFPELRQAFSVGVRYSAAAMPLCAHDLKLVVDKVIYDMLQSGEMEKLINSWVEKWLYG
- a CDS encoding glutamate--tRNA ligase translates to MNIEEVALKYALANAVKYGGKADVKAVMAKIMAEVPELRPRAREVKEVVEAVVARVNAMSLEEQRRLLEEKWPEALEEKRPEQKRPGIEALPDLPKVKGGVVVRFAPNPDFVLHLGSARPAILNYAYRLKYGGRFILRFEDTDPRTKRPLVTEEVNAYEAIREDLRWLGVSWDEEYIQSRRMEVYYDYAKRLLAMGAAYVDLCRPEEWRRLRNEGRACPHRSQSPEENLELWDKMLEGRFREGEAVVRIKTDLSHPDPSVRDWVAFRIIDTSKTPHPLVGDKYIVWPTYNFAVSIDDHLMGVTHVLRAQEHSVNTVKQSYVFKHFGWEQPVTIHFGRLKIEGATLSKSKLKALKVRYDDPTLPTLAGLRARGILPEAIWELILTVGIKPSDSTVALSNLFALNRKKIEPVANRYMYVADPVRLVFEADRELVAKVPYHPSFRERGERVYRLGPGRVEVFVQRQDVKEGAVVRLMELANVEIERVEGGVAYGRLHSLSLEEARKIGAPIIQWVVDPVEVRVVRPWAPGRKVEEVGLGEAVLRGVEVGAYAQFFRYGFVKKIGPDVFIYVHD
- the cobB gene encoding NAD-dependent protein deacetylase → MEVDVSAGEIDEVASLIARSGCTVALTGAGVSTASGIPDFRGPQGVWRFVDPEKFEISYFHQHPDEVWDLFVQYLLPAFDVKPNPAHYALAELERVGKLCAVITQNVDMLHQAAGSKNVVELHGALRDAVCTKCGMRYPLREALKWRTAGAPRCPRCGGVLKPDVVFFGEPLPQDALREAFMLAEIAEVFLAVGTSLAVYPANQLPVVAKKRGAKLVIINADETYYDFFADYILRGRVEEILPRLVEKVKSILF
- a CDS encoding nucleotidyltransferase family protein → MQAVILAGGFGKRLAPLTSETPKPLLPVGGKPILVRQIEWLKSFGIGDIILAVGYLRHKVFEALGDGRRYGVRIFYSVEEEPLGTGGAIRNASLFINSDVFVVVNGDVLTNLPVDVLAESLGEADGAIALVPLRSPYGIVEFDEKGYVVRFREKPLLDGFFINAGVYVLRRRVLEELPERGNIEETLFPKLAKERRLRAVVFKDVFWRSVDSLKDLEEVDRYYANEH
- a CDS encoding CBS domain-containing protein, with protein sequence MPLIRRREIPLRVSDIMVKEVVTAKKDEKIKDVALRMYEKKVGSVVVVDEEGKPVGIITERDMVYVCARGLSPDTPAWMVMTENPVTINENALVTEAMEKMRQLDIRHLPVVDSTGKLVGIISFRDVLDTALLLTSIR
- a CDS encoding DUF309 domain-containing protein; this translates as MRYLLIVENPGYTVKNRPHLLKELRAHLPVIALRIATRHIEVDVKGADPQEARKIVERILGGSVVEVVDITFEEVKGGVEDYVRLFNQERFWEAHNALEGLWRSTRNPTLQGLIMLAAAFVKLQEGQLDKFETLIKEAVGLITEDVGCIRAKELREKALAALVQKAPFRIECS